A section of the Estrella lausannensis genome encodes:
- a CDS encoding VIT1/CCC1 transporter family protein, translated as MGSTHFNEKEAIAHVVEKQASGILEAQEVHGSEIPGHLSAATDSAKETSLYLCFVAIILNHHRMNSWETFYFLLLFFIATLVWKTCRSAWLGWSRLERLHRVIAQEKWEIDHHRAQEREELKALYAAKGFQGKLLDDVVDVLMADGDRLLKVMVEEELGLSLETQQHPLKQALGAFGGALIAGLAMGIGLFISFPSGVYAACFTVVALSSLFAARYEKNNAVQAVVWNLGLALVSVATAYFLAILLIPATG; from the coding sequence ATGGGATCGACGCATTTTAATGAGAAAGAAGCGATAGCCCATGTCGTTGAAAAGCAGGCATCGGGCATCTTGGAGGCACAGGAAGTGCATGGCAGCGAAATTCCCGGCCATCTTTCCGCTGCGACAGACAGCGCCAAAGAGACCTCGCTCTATCTCTGTTTTGTGGCCATCATTTTAAACCATCATCGAATGAACTCCTGGGAAACATTCTATTTCCTGCTCCTATTTTTCATCGCGACCCTGGTTTGGAAAACATGCCGGAGCGCATGGCTCGGCTGGTCGAGGCTGGAGCGGCTGCATCGCGTAATCGCCCAGGAGAAATGGGAAATCGATCACCACCGCGCCCAGGAGCGCGAAGAACTGAAGGCTCTTTACGCAGCAAAAGGGTTTCAAGGAAAGCTGCTCGATGACGTTGTCGACGTCTTAATGGCCGACGGCGACAGACTGCTCAAGGTAATGGTCGAAGAAGAGCTCGGACTTTCCCTGGAAACTCAGCAGCATCCGTTAAAACAGGCTCTGGGAGCCTTTGGCGGTGCGCTCATCGCCGGTCTCGCCATGGGAATAGGGCTGTTTATCTCCTTCCCTTCTGGGGTTTATGCTGCCTGCTTTACTGTTGTAGCTCTCAGCAGCCTCTTCGCTGCCCGCTACGAGAAAAACAACGCTGTACAGGCTGTGGTCTGGAATCTCGGACTTGCCCTAGTATCCGTCGCTACCGCCTATTTTCTGGCCATCTTATTAATTCCAGCGACCGGGTAG